From Desmodus rotundus isolate HL8 chromosome 12, HLdesRot8A.1, whole genome shotgun sequence, one genomic window encodes:
- the ENSA gene encoding alpha-endosulfine isoform X2, protein MSQKQEEENPAEETGEEKQDTQEKEGILPERAEEAKLKAKYPSLGQKPGGSDFLMKRLQKGQKYFDSGDYNMAKAKMKNKQLPSAGPDKNLVTGDHIPTPQDLPQRKSSLVTSKLAGNLI, encoded by the exons ATGTCCCAGAAACAAGAAGAGGAGAATCCTGCGGAGGAGACCGGCGAGGAGAAGCAG GacacacaggagaaagaaggTATTCTCCCTGAGAGAGCCGAGGAGGCAAAGCTAAAGGCCAAATATCCAAGCCTAGGACAAAAGCCTGGAGGCTCCGACTTCCTCATGAAGAGACTCCAGAAAGGG CAAAAGTACTTTGACTCAGGAGACTACAACATGGCCAAAGCCAAGATGAAGAACAAGCAGCTGCCAAGTGCAGGACCAGACAAGAACCTGGTGACTGGTGATCACATCCCCACCCCACAGGATCTGCCCCAGAGAAAGTCTTCGCTCGTCACCAGCAAGCTTGCGGG CAATTTGATATGA
- the ENSA gene encoding alpha-endosulfine isoform X1, producing the protein MSQKQEEENPAEETGEEKQDTQEKEGILPERAEEAKLKAKYPSLGQKPGGSDFLMKRLQKGQKYFDSGDYNMAKAKMKNKQLPSAGPDKNLVTGDHIPTPQDLPQRKSSLVTSKLAGGQVE; encoded by the exons ATGTCCCAGAAACAAGAAGAGGAGAATCCTGCGGAGGAGACCGGCGAGGAGAAGCAG GacacacaggagaaagaaggTATTCTCCCTGAGAGAGCCGAGGAGGCAAAGCTAAAGGCCAAATATCCAAGCCTAGGACAAAAGCCTGGAGGCTCCGACTTCCTCATGAAGAGACTCCAGAAAGGG CAAAAGTACTTTGACTCAGGAGACTACAACATGGCCAAAGCCAAGATGAAGAACAAGCAGCTGCCAAGTGCAGGACCAGACAAGAACCTGGTGACTGGTGATCACATCCCCACCCCACAGGATCTGCCCCAGAGAAAGTCTTCGCTCGTCACCAGCAAGCTTGCGGG TGGCCAAGTTGAATGA